In the Parasphingorhabdus halotolerans genome, AATCGAGGGAAATTTCCGCTCTTGTTTGCGCCGGAAAATAAAATCGCGGAGCAGCGACCATCGGCCTCGGATGTCATCATAGACAGCATCCGTGCGCCAGACTTCGTTCGGGTCGCCGAGCGAGACTACGATATTGGGCCCGGTTTTAAGATTATGCATGACTTTAACCGGCACATTATCAAGCACGCCGCCATCGACCAATATATTGCGGTCGCTGTCGATAAAGGGCGGCAAGATAGTTGGCAGCGAACCCGAAGCCCGCACACATTCCCAAAGAGGCCCGCGCCGGTGGACGTGCAGCCCGTTGGTCGAGAGATTGGTCGACACGCCGAAGAAGTTAATCGGCTGGTCGACAATATCCTTGCCACCGTAACGGGTGCGCAATTCACGATCAAACACCGTCGGGTCCAGCAGCGAGAAGAACGGGAGAGTAAGTCGCCGCATTGCTTTGGCCTTGATGAACATCGCTTCCATCTGATCGAGAGTTTCATCCACCGTCATGCCGCGCGCAATCGCGCCGCCCATTGCTGCACCCGCGCTCGCGCCGCCAATAAAATCAATCGGAATCTCAGCTTGCCGCAGGGCTTTGATAACGCCCAGATGCGCGCAGCCCAAAGCGCCACCGCCAGCCAGTACAAGCCCCACCGCGCGTCCGGTCAGAAAGCGCGCGACTTTGGCAAAGTCCGCATCATTATCCAGAGCAATATGATGATGCAGCTTTGATTGTCGCGGATCAATCCAGGCTGCACTTTTGCTGATCGGTTTTTCCGATTTGCTTCTCACCAATAATACCGTGCGCTGGCCGCCATCTATCCAGCGCATTGCAGCTTCCTCCATCGGATTGACACCCGGTTCCGCACGTCCGGGCCTCCCGACCATCACGAGTCCATCGGCATTCCGGCAAACCAGTTGCCCCCATTCTTCAGAGCCACTGCCATCAATCAATATATAGGCGCCCTTTGCCTCCTGTTCCGCAAGCCAGCTTTGGTAGGAAGCCTCATCACTATGTTCGCTGGTGCTCCGATCCAGCGCGATAACGGGCGTATCGGAACGGACAACCTCTTCAAACGCCGTCGCTAACCGGGCGAGAAAACCATCGGGAAGCTGGCTTGTGCCAGCCGGAAGCAGTGCGATGACGCGAGGAACGTCGGTGGACATGGAAGATGTCCTGGCCGTTGCAACAGCCAGCCGCTCCGAAACCAGCTTGAGCATGGCCTGGGTGAGCGCGGGATGGCGCTCAGCGATGGCGTCAAAAACCGAACGGGAAACTTTCAACACTTTGGAATCGCGAGTGGCGATTACATCTGCAGTTCTTTTGCCGCCGGCAAAAAATGCGAGCTCGCCCACCGCTTCTCCGGCTTCGATATGCGCTACGACATGGACCTTGTTGACGACGACCCGAAATCGGCCCGATTCAACAAAATATAGCGCGTCCGCATCATCGCCCTGCGAGACCAGCGCGTCTCCGCCGGAAACCGGTTTCACCTCCGAGGCCGCCGCAAGCGCATCCAGAGCCGCGCTCGACACGCCGTCAAACAGGGCATGGCGCGCAAGATCTGGTTTCGGCGGTATGTCCGTCACAAATATATCCCCAACAGGTGCGACCCTGTTCGGCGCATTATTGAGACTTTCCCGCAGGAATCAAGTTATTCCCTGATAATCCCAGCAGTTAACCAACAGCATGGTCAGGCAAACGCGCAAATCATTCCGCGACTTGGTGCGACTTTGCCGCCCAACATCTCAAGATAGGAACTTGCAATCGCGCCTGTGCCGGAATGATGTTCCACGCCGAGATGGTCTTTCATCGCGCCAATAAACGCGGCAAATTCCTTGTCGACACTGGCGCGAAACTGATCTGGTCCCACTTGCTCGATCAGCGTTTGCGCGGCAGTAGGCGCGAAGAACATGATAGGCTTTGGCCCTTCCAAGTCGCCAGCGCCGGAACGTTCATCGATATGGGTAACACCAACCAAACAGCTATATTTGAGATTATCTCCCCAATGCGAATGGATTGCCGAAAGCAATTTGCTATTGCCTGCAAAATCGACCGATACAGTGGGTTGACCGCTTTCCGCTTGCCCCAAATCATCATAAGCCAACACCTGATCATAAAGCCCTGTCTGCTCGACAAATGCGATATTGCCCGGAGATGTGAGACCGATACGCTTGATACCGGGGCTCAGATTTTTCGCCACCAGAGCCAGACCAAGCGCGGTTTTGGATGATGCGCTGGTGAGAACCAGAGCATCAGCACCAAACCAGTCAGCCTGCCGCATCATATCTTCGATCAAAAAGCTGGTGGTGAATAGCGGCTGGAACAATGCGCGCTCTTCTTCATGCTTACCAGCATCAGTGCCGAGCCGGTGATATTGATTATAGACCAAAGCCAGGCCAGCACGGTGCTCGGCGCCATCCACGAAACTCCCGCTCGAGAGACCGCCGGGCGTCACCACCAAATGGCTCGCCATCGGTAAATAGCCATAAACCCGCTCGCCTTCCGATATGTCGGCGCATCGCGATTGCACGACTTTCGCAAAACCCCAGACCGGAACAATGCCGTGCGCATCATCGCCGGTCGGGAAGAAATTCCAGTAACCAAAGCCATCGCCAACAACGGCATAAGTGATGTTATTGGCGGTCAGCGCATATTTCTCGATTTCAAGGAGGACTTGGCCATCGCCGAGCTCGGGCAGTGCCGTTTCGTGCCATTCGGCTTTGGAAAGATTGGTCTTATTGACCCACAAGCTTTGCATCCATTGGCTCCATAAAATCGGTAATTGCGATAGTTCGAACATAGCCGATCAAGGCAATATAGCAAAAGCATTTGCCAAAAATCTTGCTGCTGCTAATCCTTGCGCCATAAATCGGGAAAAGCGCGCCAAACATGCGTGATCGGGGAGTAGAATATGAGTACAGCACCAATGACCGGCGCAGAGGCAGCGATTGCCCGCGTCACCAATGTATCGGATTTTATCTGGGCAGGTACTTGGGACGGGGCAGAGGTTCTGCCGCTGCCACCGATGGTCATCATTCTTTTAGGTGCCGGGCTCTATTTCATGATTGGTCTGAAAGCCTATCCGCTGCGGCGCCTTTTTCCAGCACTGGCAGGATTGTTTAAAAAATCCAAAAACGAAGGCGCGGGTGAAATTTCACCTTTTGCAGCGCTTTCCACGGCGTTATCGGGCCAAGTCGGCACCGGTAATCTCGCTGGTGTTGCGACCGCAATCACCCTTGGCGGCCCCGGTGCGATTTTCTGGATGTGGATAACCGCGCTGTTTGGCATGGCGCTCGCATTTGCCGAGGGTTCGCTTGCCGTGCGGTTCCGCGAACAAGCCGAAGACGGCACCTATCGGGGTGGACCGATGAGCTACATAACTATTGGTCTTGGCCCGAAATGGAAGTGGCTGGCGGTCTTGTTCTGTCTCGGCACATTGTTTTCCGCGCTCGTAACCGGCAACGGAATTCAGGCCAATAGTCTGGGCGATAGCGCGAACGAACTCTTTGGAGTTGAAGCATGGGTCGGCGGCATCGTCGCTGCGCTTGCGGTGTTTATCGTCATTATCGGCGGCGTTAAATCAATCGGCCGGGTGGCAGAAACCATCGTCCCATGGATGGCGGGCGCCTATTTGCTGATGGCGTTGATCGCGCTGGTGATTAACTTTCCGGACCTGCCCGAAACATTCTCGCGCATTTTTGGCGGCGCATTTAACGCCCAATCAGCCAGCGGCGGCTTCCTTGGCGCTGCGATCATCATCGCGATCCGCGCCGGTGTCGCGCGCGGGCTTTTCTCCAATGAGGCAGGCCAGGGTTCCACGCCAATCGCCCACGCGGTTGCGCAAACCAACGATCCTGCCGCGCAGGGCCGCTTTGCCATGATGGGCACGTTCATTGATACCATTGTAATCTGCACCATGACAGCGCTGGTGATGCTCACGGTTGAAGGCAGCTTCAGCCATACAGCGGCAGACGGGACAGTGCAGGCTGTCAAGCACGCCTGGCAGTCAGACCTGACCGGCTTTGCGATGACATCCGGTGCCTATGCCGCAGCATTTCCCTATCAGATATTCGGTATTCCGGCTGGAACATTAGTGGCATCGGTTGCGCTGATATTGTTCGTATTCACCACCCTGCTGACCTGGAGCTATTACGGCGAACGGGCAATCACCTATCTCTATGATTTGCTGCCCGGCTCCACCCTGAAAGGCGAAAAAGCGCTGCATGTGGGCTGGCGTGTCTTGTGGTGCGTGGTGATCTTCCTCGGCAGCTTCGCGCCGCTGGAACTGGTCTGGCGTCTCGGTGATATTTCCAACGCGGTGATGACGCTGCCCAATATTGTCGCGCTGCTCGCGCTCTCCGGTGTGGTCTTCGCACTGGCGAAGGGCAATCGCGCCGCAGGCACCGATCACGGACGGGAAACACCAAAAGAGTTGCTGGAAGAGGTGGCCGGTACGCCGGGGCATTGATTTGGTGTTATTTGTTTTAACCTCAAGCGCCGGGCAGGGTGTTATCTTGTCTCGCGGCAGTTTGCTGCGCAAACGCCTCCGACGGGGCGGGCTCTCGCCCGGCGCGCAGTCGCGCTTGCCTCGCGATTATTCACTCGGTCTGAAACCTTCTGCCATCGTGAAATGTTATTCCGAGCGAAGCGAGGCAAGGCTGACTGGCCGCCCGAGCTTATGCGAGGATAGCCAAGCGGACGGATGTCCGCGCCCGGCGCTTGAGGTTTAAAAAAAATGCTCAAAAAACTGTACGAATGGATGTTGGAAAAAGCCGGCCATCCCCAGGCAACCAAATGGTTGGCGGGTATCAGCTTCGCTGAATCCAGCTTTTTCCCGATCCCGCCGGACGTCATGCTTGCGCCCATGTGTCTGGCAAAGCCGGAGCGGTCTTATTGGTATGCGTTTATCTGCACAATCTCTTCTGTTTTAGGCGCACTATTTGGTTACGCCATCGGGTTTTTTCTGTTTGAAACGGTCGGCATCGCCATTCTCGATTTCTACGGGCTTGCCGACAAATTCGATGTGTTCGCCCAGAATTTTAACGAACAAGGCTGGCTGGTTGTCCTGCTCGCCGGTTTCACCCCTCTGCCGTTCAAGGTCATTACCATCGCTGCGGGCAGCACCGCCATGCCGCTCTACGTGCTGATAGCTGCGGCAATCGTTGCCCGTGCTGCCCGATTTTTTCTGGTCGCCGTTCTGCTGCGCTATTTTGGACCGCCGATGAAAGAGTGGATCGACAAGAATTTTGCGCTGGCAACCACAGTTGGCGGCGTGCTTTTTGTTGGCGGATTTGTTGCCATAAAATATCTACTGTGAAATATTTGCTCTAATCTGGCTTGGGTCGAACCAACAAAATATTTCTAGCGCATTCCTGACCACTTGCTTAAGCGGAACCCATGAGCACCAGACAAGTTTCAAATAGCAACGATCCTGTGATCGAAAATGCCAGCCAGTTGATCGAGCCGATGGCCGGAGGCGAAAAGCCCAGAGACCGCTGGCGCATCGGCACAGAGCATGAGAAATTTGTCTATTGCGTCGATGACCATCATGCGCCGAGCTATGATGAACCCGGCGGAATAAAAGACCTGCTGCTGAGCCTGCAGGAATTTGGCTGGAAGCCGGTTGAAGAACTCGGTCAGGACGGCAAAATGCGCGTTATCGCGATGGCGGGCGAAGATGGCACGGTCAGTCTGGAGCCAGCCGGACAGCTGGAACTTTCCGGCGCTCCGCTTGAAAACCTGCACCAGACCTGCAACGAAACCGGGCGGCATTTGAAGCAGGTCAAGGCGATTGGGGCCAAAACCGGCAAAGCTTTTCTGGGCATGGGAATGTGGCACGATAAAACCCGCGCCGACCTGCCGATCATGCCAAAGGGGCGCTACAAGATTATGCTCGACCATATGCCGCGGGTTGGCACTATGGGTCTCGACATGATGCTGCGCACCTGCACGATACAGGTCAATCTCGATTATTCCAGCGAAGCCGATATGGTGAAGAAGTTCCGCGTCGGGTTGGCGCTGCAGCCATTAGCCACGGCTCTATTTGCCAACTCCCCATTTACCGAAGGCAAACCCAACGGCTACTTAAGCTATCGCAGCCATATCTGGTCGGACACTGATCCGCATCGTACCGGCATGCTGCCGTTCGTGTTTGAAGACGGCTTTGGCTATGAACGCTATGCCGATTACATGCTCGATGTACCGATGTATTTCGTGTTCCGCGACGGGCTTTACATCGACGCCGCGGGGCATAGTTTCCGGGATTTCCTGAAAGGCGAGCTGTCCGTTCTGCCGGGTGAGAAACCGACGATCAGCGACTGGAATGATCATATGTCCACCGCTTTTCCCGAAGTGCGCTTGAAAAGCTTTCTGGAAATGCGCGGTGCAGATGGCGGGCCGTGGGACCGGATTTGCGGGCTACCGGCTTTCTGGGTCGGACTGCTCTACGACCAGACTGCGCTTGATGCGGCGTGGGACCTGGTAAAGGACTGGACGATGGAAGAACGCGAGGCACTGCGTAACGCTGTGCCAAAGGACGGTTTGCTTGCGTCCATTCCTGCCAGAAACGGAGAAAGCCGGAAATTGCTCGATATGGCGGGTGAAGTGCTCGATATTGCCTATGCCGGATTAAAAGCGCGCGGGCGTTTGAATACGTCTGGCGATAATGAAACCGGATTTCTTGATGACCTGCGCGATATCGTGAAAAAGGGGAAATCCCCGGCACAGCAATTGCTCGACCTTTATCATGGCGAGTGGAATGGCGACATCAGCCGCATCTATGACGAGATGAGTTTCTAATAATCTGATTTTCGCGAAATCGCTGATTTTGTCACATCGTTGCAACACTTCTGGCTAAAGTGCAGAAAACTGCCCTTCTTACAATGATGTCAACTTGACTGGTTCGGATTCTTACCGTCAGTAGGCGGTCGCATAAGCGGGGGTATATT is a window encoding:
- a CDS encoding patatin-like phospholipase family protein, yielding MTDIPPKPDLARHALFDGVSSAALDALAAASEVKPVSGGDALVSQGDDADALYFVESGRFRVVVNKVHVVAHIEAGEAVGELAFFAGGKRTADVIATRDSKVLKVSRSVFDAIAERHPALTQAMLKLVSERLAVATARTSSMSTDVPRVIALLPAGTSQLPDGFLARLATAFEEVVRSDTPVIALDRSTSEHSDEASYQSWLAEQEAKGAYILIDGSGSEEWGQLVCRNADGLVMVGRPGRAEPGVNPMEEAAMRWIDGGQRTVLLVRSKSEKPISKSAAWIDPRQSKLHHHIALDNDADFAKVARFLTGRAVGLVLAGGGALGCAHLGVIKALRQAEIPIDFIGGASAGAAMGGAIARGMTVDETLDQMEAMFIKAKAMRRLTLPFFSLLDPTVFDRELRTRYGGKDIVDQPINFFGVSTNLSTNGLHVHRRGPLWECVRASGSLPTILPPFIDSDRNILVDGGVLDNVPVKVMHNLKTGPNIVVSLGDPNEVWRTDAVYDDIRGRWSLLRDFIFRRKQERKFPSIVEIMSRSMVVASRMASKEMLEDGDILVNPPIIEGMQILDWHLGRELAEIAAEYFTEKVLISSDFKDSITN
- a CDS encoding DUF2855 family protein, with protein sequence MFELSQLPILWSQWMQSLWVNKTNLSKAEWHETALPELGDGQVLLEIEKYALTANNITYAVVGDGFGYWNFFPTGDDAHGIVPVWGFAKVVQSRCADISEGERVYGYLPMASHLVVTPGGLSSGSFVDGAEHRAGLALVYNQYHRLGTDAGKHEEERALFQPLFTTSFLIEDMMRQADWFGADALVLTSASSKTALGLALVAKNLSPGIKRIGLTSPGNIAFVEQTGLYDQVLAYDDLGQAESGQPTVSVDFAGNSKLLSAIHSHWGDNLKYSCLVGVTHIDERSGAGDLEGPKPIMFFAPTAAQTLIEQVGPDQFRASVDKEFAAFIGAMKDHLGVEHHSGTGAIASSYLEMLGGKVAPSRGMICAFA
- a CDS encoding alanine/glycine:cation symporter family protein; the protein is MSTAPMTGAEAAIARVTNVSDFIWAGTWDGAEVLPLPPMVIILLGAGLYFMIGLKAYPLRRLFPALAGLFKKSKNEGAGEISPFAALSTALSGQVGTGNLAGVATAITLGGPGAIFWMWITALFGMALAFAEGSLAVRFREQAEDGTYRGGPMSYITIGLGPKWKWLAVLFCLGTLFSALVTGNGIQANSLGDSANELFGVEAWVGGIVAALAVFIVIIGGVKSIGRVAETIVPWMAGAYLLMALIALVINFPDLPETFSRIFGGAFNAQSASGGFLGAAIIIAIRAGVARGLFSNEAGQGSTPIAHAVAQTNDPAAQGRFAMMGTFIDTIVICTMTALVMLTVEGSFSHTAADGTVQAVKHAWQSDLTGFAMTSGAYAAAFPYQIFGIPAGTLVASVALILFVFTTLLTWSYYGERAITYLYDLLPGSTLKGEKALHVGWRVLWCVVIFLGSFAPLELVWRLGDISNAVMTLPNIVALLALSGVVFALAKGNRAAGTDHGRETPKELLEEVAGTPGH
- a CDS encoding YqaA family protein, which encodes MLKKLYEWMLEKAGHPQATKWLAGISFAESSFFPIPPDVMLAPMCLAKPERSYWYAFICTISSVLGALFGYAIGFFLFETVGIAILDFYGLADKFDVFAQNFNEQGWLVVLLAGFTPLPFKVITIAAGSTAMPLYVLIAAAIVARAARFFLVAVLLRYFGPPMKEWIDKNFALATTVGGVLFVGGFVAIKYLL
- a CDS encoding glutamate--cysteine ligase — encoded protein: MSTRQVSNSNDPVIENASQLIEPMAGGEKPRDRWRIGTEHEKFVYCVDDHHAPSYDEPGGIKDLLLSLQEFGWKPVEELGQDGKMRVIAMAGEDGTVSLEPAGQLELSGAPLENLHQTCNETGRHLKQVKAIGAKTGKAFLGMGMWHDKTRADLPIMPKGRYKIMLDHMPRVGTMGLDMMLRTCTIQVNLDYSSEADMVKKFRVGLALQPLATALFANSPFTEGKPNGYLSYRSHIWSDTDPHRTGMLPFVFEDGFGYERYADYMLDVPMYFVFRDGLYIDAAGHSFRDFLKGELSVLPGEKPTISDWNDHMSTAFPEVRLKSFLEMRGADGGPWDRICGLPAFWVGLLYDQTALDAAWDLVKDWTMEEREALRNAVPKDGLLASIPARNGESRKLLDMAGEVLDIAYAGLKARGRLNTSGDNETGFLDDLRDIVKKGKSPAQQLLDLYHGEWNGDISRIYDEMSF